One genomic region from Flagellimonas oceani encodes:
- a CDS encoding DNA polymerase III subunit alpha, translating into MYLNCHTYYSLNYGVLSETELLELARSHGVEVLALTDINNSSAGMNFVRLAHEQGIRPILGIDFRNGNVQEFVGLAQNNEGFREINAFLSQHLHKGTPIPTVAPIFEHVHVIYPFEKIQEEERTDFRAYEYIGVSVDELRKLRFSRYRDYTDRLVLLQPVSFRNKKDFNTHRLLRAIGLNTLLSKLPQSEEARPTDTLRPMEELQKALADVPHIWENTQRLMDSCTIAFGFGSERVSQNQSRFLASKALDVERLRELALDGLPRRYAHPTEKVKERMFRELRTIQELDFVSYFLINHDIVSYAKSKGYPYVGRGSGANSLVAYLIGITDVDPIELDLYFERFINPFRASPPDFDIDFSTWDRDDVTAYIFERFEHVALLGTYNTFKYRAAVRELGKVFGLPTEEIDKLSAGRYEQGSLDELARLVLKYATYIHGMPNYISVHSSGILILDRSEHYYSATTLPPKGFPTVQFDMIIAEDVGLFKFDILGQRGLAKIKEAVEVIKDNRPDAMLWDIKSVEAMKQDANINRLLSQGRAIGAYYVESPAMRGLMKKLRTHDYLGLVAASSVIRPGVSSSGMKDEYIRREREPERRKEANPILLEIMPETHGIMVYQEDVLKVAHLFAGLDLGEADVLRRGMSGKFRSREEFQAVKLKFFENCKQRGHDAALTQMVWEQIESFAGYAFAKGHSASYAVESYQSLYLKCYFPLEFMVAVLNNRGGFYDTELYVHEAKMWGGIIHPPCINRSDHVNVIYGKHIYLGLGQLRSLERLVIQRILNERQLHGKFRDFDDFIDRVPIAIEQLTILVRIDAFRVFDVPKKQVLWQAVFKTKAHRKETIQKLLFKPNHRHFTLPNLPSHPIEDAYDQMELLGFPLCGYYELMDGKVKSRLTAGDFEAYVNQRIWIYGSLVHTRLNTTSKGDTMRFTTMLDLEGHFFDCVHFPQTMASTPIHGKGIYLCHGTVTEEFGHFSLEVVTTVKQPLKPDPRQVGSGALLAK; encoded by the coding sequence ATGTACTTGAACTGCCATACCTATTATTCCCTGAACTACGGGGTGCTCTCCGAAACGGAGCTATTGGAACTGGCCCGTTCCCATGGGGTGGAAGTGCTGGCCCTGACCGACATCAACAACAGTTCAGCGGGTATGAACTTTGTGCGCTTGGCCCATGAACAGGGGATACGTCCCATTTTGGGTATCGATTTTCGGAACGGGAATGTACAGGAGTTTGTGGGACTGGCCCAAAACAATGAGGGGTTTCGGGAGATCAATGCTTTTCTTTCCCAGCACCTGCACAAAGGAACACCTATTCCGACTGTGGCCCCAATTTTTGAACATGTCCATGTCATCTATCCTTTCGAGAAGATCCAGGAGGAGGAACGAACGGATTTCCGGGCTTATGAGTACATTGGGGTCTCGGTGGACGAACTACGGAAATTGCGGTTCTCCCGGTATCGGGATTATACCGATAGATTGGTGTTGTTACAGCCCGTGAGCTTTCGTAACAAAAAGGATTTCAATACCCATCGCTTGCTTAGGGCCATAGGCTTGAACACACTATTGAGCAAACTGCCACAGTCCGAGGAGGCCAGGCCCACCGATACCCTTCGGCCCATGGAGGAACTGCAAAAAGCCTTGGCCGATGTTCCCCATATCTGGGAGAATACGCAGCGGTTGATGGACTCCTGTACCATTGCCTTTGGGTTTGGAAGTGAGCGGGTTTCCCAGAACCAGTCCCGTTTTTTGGCGTCCAAGGCCTTGGATGTGGAGCGGTTGCGGGAACTGGCATTGGATGGGCTGCCTCGACGCTATGCCCATCCCACGGAAAAGGTCAAGGAGCGGATGTTCCGGGAACTGCGTACCATTCAGGAACTGGACTTCGTGTCCTATTTTTTGATCAACCATGATATCGTCTCCTATGCCAAGTCCAAAGGGTATCCCTATGTGGGCAGGGGGAGTGGGGCCAACAGTCTGGTGGCCTACCTAATTGGGATCACCGATGTGGATCCCATTGAACTGGACCTGTATTTTGAACGGTTCATCAATCCCTTTAGGGCCTCCCCTCCGGATTTTGACATTGATTTTTCCACCTGGGACCGGGACGATGTCACGGCCTATATTTTTGAACGTTTCGAGCATGTGGCCCTATTGGGAACCTACAACACCTTTAAATACCGGGCCGCTGTTCGGGAACTGGGCAAGGTGTTCGGTCTGCCCACCGAGGAAATCGATAAGCTCAGTGCAGGTCGGTATGAGCAAGGAAGCTTGGACGAACTGGCCCGATTGGTGCTGAAATACGCCACCTATATCCATGGGATGCCCAATTACATCAGTGTGCATTCCTCGGGGATCTTGATTCTGGACCGTTCCGAGCATTACTATTCGGCCACGACCCTGCCGCCCAAAGGGTTTCCGACGGTGCAGTTCGATATGATCATTGCCGAGGATGTAGGCCTGTTCAAGTTCGATATCCTTGGGCAACGGGGATTGGCCAAGATCAAGGAGGCGGTTGAGGTGATCAAGGACAACCGACCCGATGCCATGCTTTGGGACATCAAGAGCGTGGAGGCCATGAAACAGGATGCCAATATCAATCGGCTGTTGAGCCAAGGAAGGGCGATAGGGGCCTATTATGTGGAATCCCCAGCCATGCGGGGGCTGATGAAAAAGCTACGGACCCATGACTACTTGGGACTGGTGGCGGCCAGCTCCGTGATCCGTCCAGGGGTATCCTCCTCGGGGATGAAGGATGAATATATCCGCAGGGAGCGGGAACCGGAACGCCGCAAGGAGGCCAATCCCATCCTGTTGGAGATCATGCCGGAGACCCATGGGATCATGGTCTATCAAGAGGATGTGCTCAAGGTGGCCCATCTCTTTGCAGGACTCGACCTAGGGGAGGCCGATGTGTTGCGACGGGGGATGAGCGGAAAGTTCCGTTCCCGGGAGGAATTCCAAGCAGTGAAACTCAAGTTTTTTGAAAACTGCAAACAAAGGGGGCACGATGCTGCCTTGACCCAAATGGTCTGGGAACAGATCGAGAGTTTTGCGGGTTATGCCTTTGCCAAGGGACATTCCGCTTCCTATGCCGTGGAAAGCTACCAGAGCCTGTATCTGAAATGCTACTTTCCCCTGGAATTTATGGTAGCCGTGCTCAACAATAGGGGAGGGTTCTATGATACAGAGCTCTATGTCCATGAGGCTAAGATGTGGGGAGGAATTATCCATCCGCCCTGTATCAACCGCAGTGATCATGTCAATGTCATCTATGGGAAGCACATCTATTTGGGGCTGGGGCAGCTTCGGAGTTTGGAACGTTTGGTCATCCAACGCATTTTGAACGAAAGGCAACTCCATGGCAAATTCCGAGATTTTGATGATTTTATCGACCGTGTCCCCATTGCCATCGAACAGTTGACCATCTTGGTGCGTATCGATGCCTTTCGTGTCTTTGACGTGCCCAAGAAGCAAGTGCTTTGGCAGGCCGTGTTCAAGACCAAGGCCCATCGAAAGGAAACTATCCAGAAACTGCTCTTTAAACCCAACCACAGGCATTTTACATTGCCGAATTTACCTTCCCATCCTATTGAGGATGCCTACGACCAAATGGAACTTCTGGGTTTTCCACTATGCGGGTATTATGAACTTATGGACGGCAAAGTGAAGAGTAGGCTGACTGCCGGTGATTTTGAGGCCTATGTCAACCAAAGGATCTGGATCTATGGTTCCCTAGTGCATACCCGATTGAACACCACATCCAAAGGGGACACCATGCGCTTTACCACCATGCTCGATCTGGAAGGGCACTTTTTTGACTGTGTACACTTTCCACAAACGATGGCATCCACACCCATTCATGGAAAGGGCATCTATTTATGCCACGGAACGGTGACCGAAGAGTTCGGGCATTTCAGTCTGGAGGTGGTTACGACCGTCAAACAACCCTTGAAACCTGACCCGAGACAAGTGGGATCGGGAGCGCTATTGGCCAAATAA
- the dinB gene encoding DNA polymerase IV has translation MKPTILHIDLDTFFVSCERLLDSRLMKRPLLVGGLGDRGVVAACSYETRRFGVHSGMPMKVARRLCPEATVIKGNAGTYMKFSDNVTEIIKESVPVFEKASVDEFYADLSGMDRFFGCYKYASEIRQRILRETGLPISFGLSQNKVVSKVATGEAKPNNQMKIDLGLEKEFLAPLHIRKLPSVGEKTYGLLSNMGVTTIQTVQQLPLEMLESAFGLHGRTIWMRAQGLDNSPLLPFHERKSISTERTYGKDTTDMVKLETTLFAMAENLAYQLRRANKMTGCVSVKIRYSDFKTYTKQKRVPYTSADHVLVPLVKELFTSLYDRRMLIRLVGVNYSHIVGGHYQIDLFADDEKLLNLYQAMDRVRNRFGESSLMRASAMGAHSIGRGGNPFDGQPPILLAHRQQ, from the coding sequence ATGAAACCCACCATTCTCCATATCGATCTGGATACCTTCTTCGTCTCCTGTGAACGACTACTGGACAGCCGTCTGATGAAGCGGCCCCTCTTGGTCGGTGGGTTGGGGGACAGAGGGGTGGTCGCGGCCTGTAGCTATGAGACCCGGCGTTTTGGGGTGCATTCAGGGATGCCCATGAAAGTGGCCCGGAGGTTGTGTCCGGAGGCCACTGTGATTAAGGGCAATGCAGGGACCTATATGAAGTTCTCGGACAATGTGACCGAGATTATCAAGGAGAGTGTCCCGGTCTTTGAAAAGGCCAGTGTGGACGAGTTCTATGCCGACCTTTCCGGGATGGACCGTTTCTTTGGCTGTTACAAATACGCCTCGGAAATTCGACAACGGATCTTGAGGGAAACGGGATTGCCTATTTCCTTTGGACTCTCCCAGAACAAGGTGGTCTCCAAAGTGGCCACCGGGGAGGCCAAGCCCAACAACCAGATGAAGATCGATCTTGGACTGGAGAAAGAGTTCCTGGCGCCTTTACACATTCGTAAACTGCCCTCCGTGGGGGAGAAAACCTATGGGCTTTTGTCCAATATGGGGGTGACTACCATACAGACCGTACAGCAACTGCCCTTGGAGATGCTGGAAAGCGCCTTTGGGTTGCATGGACGGACCATCTGGATGCGGGCCCAGGGGCTGGACAATTCCCCCTTGCTCCCGTTTCATGAACGGAAGTCCATTTCTACGGAACGTACCTATGGAAAGGATACCACCGATATGGTCAAACTGGAGACCACCTTGTTCGCCATGGCCGAGAACCTGGCCTACCAACTCCGAAGGGCCAATAAGATGACGGGCTGTGTGAGTGTGAAGATCCGGTACAGTGATTTCAAGACCTACACCAAGCAGAAACGGGTTCCCTATACTTCTGCGGACCATGTGTTGGTACCCTTGGTGAAGGAACTCTTTACCTCCCTTTATGACCGAAGGATGCTCATCCGACTCGTGGGTGTCAACTACAGTCATATCGTAGGGGGGCATTACCAGATCGACCTGTTCGCGGATGACGAAAAACTGCTCAACCTCTATCAGGCCATGGATCGTGTACGGAATCGATTTGGGGAATCCAGTTTGATGCGGGCCTCGGCCATGGGGGCCCATAGTATAGGAAGAGGCGGAAACCCCTTTGACGGACAACCACCCATCTTATTGGCCCATAGACAACAATAG
- a CDS encoding SOS response-associated peptidase, with amino-acid sequence MCYSTRQTRERKELEKLLSVKAMYGDLDTDLELIYFHANGWSHPVMWTLGQEEPYNMLPAMWGIMPPKEKQENYTEYFKNPKTFGGLNAKSEKLFDHFVYRYCWEHQRCIIPVDGFFEPHNTKVKVKGKDFKVPFYFHRKNGDPIYLAGIYTNTADGRRTFAVLTKDATPMFEEIHNEKKRRPVIIDDENLDAWLHNGNNKSDVQDLIDDDLWEGDLEAYPVTKDLYSRSVDSNYPGIIEKVDYEEVSIPY; translated from the coding sequence ATGTGTTACTCGACCAGACAGACCCGGGAACGGAAGGAGCTGGAAAAACTCCTTTCTGTCAAGGCCATGTACGGTGACCTGGACACCGACCTGGAACTCATTTATTTCCACGCCAACGGCTGGAGCCATCCTGTGATGTGGACTTTGGGCCAGGAAGAGCCCTACAATATGCTCCCTGCGATGTGGGGCATCATGCCCCCAAAGGAAAAGCAGGAAAATTACACGGAGTATTTCAAGAACCCAAAAACCTTTGGGGGACTGAATGCCAAATCCGAAAAGCTCTTTGACCACTTCGTGTACCGGTACTGTTGGGAGCACCAACGCTGTATCATTCCCGTGGACGGATTCTTCGAACCACACAATACGAAAGTGAAAGTCAAGGGAAAGGATTTTAAAGTTCCGTTTTATTTCCATAGAAAGAACGGCGACCCCATATACCTAGCGGGCATCTATACCAACACGGCCGATGGACGGAGGACCTTTGCCGTACTCACCAAGGACGCCACCCCCATGTTCGAGGAAATCCACAATGAAAAGAAAAGGCGACCCGTCATCATTGATGATGAAAACTTGGATGCTTGGTTACATAACGGCAACAATAAATCAGATGTTCAAGATCTTATCGATGACGATCTATGGGAAGGTGATCTGGAAGCCTATCCCGTCACCAAGGACCTCTATAGTAGAAGTGTGGATTCCAACTATCCGGGCATCATTGAAAAAGTG